Proteins encoded in a region of the Euleptes europaea isolate rEulEur1 chromosome 3, rEulEur1.hap1, whole genome shotgun sequence genome:
- the CSNK1E gene encoding casein kinase I, with the protein MELRVGNKYRLGRKIGSGSFGDIYLGANIATGEEVAIKLECVKTKHPQLHIESKFYKMMQGGVGIPSIKWCGAEGDYNVMVMELLGPSLEDLFNFCSRKFSLKTVLLLADQMISRIEYIHSKNFIHRDVKPDNFLMGLGKKGNLVYIIDFGLAKKYRDARTHQHIPYRENKNLTGTARYASINTHLGIEQSRRDDLESLGYVLMYFNLGSLPWQGLKAATKRQKYERISEKKMSTPIEVLCKGYPSEFSTYLNFCRSLRFDDKPDYSYLRQLFRNLFHRQGFSYDYVFDWNMLKFGAARNPEDMDRERREHEREERMGQLRGSATRALPPGPPAGATANRLRNVAEPMASTPTSRIQQSGNTSPRAISRVDRERKVSMRLHRGAPANISSSDLTGRQEVSRISASQTSVPFDHLGK; encoded by the exons GTGCCAATATAGCCACAGGAGAAGAAGTAGCCATTAAGTTGGAATGTGTCAAAACCAAGCACCCGCAACTCCACATTGAAAGCAAATTTTACAAGATGATGCAGGGAGGAG TGGGCATCCCTTCCATTAAGTGGTGTGGTGCAGAAGGAGACTATAATGTGATGGTGATGGAACTTctgggacccagcctggaggACCTCTTCAACTTCTGCTCCCGGAAATTCAGTCTCAAGACCGTTCTGCTCCTGGCAGATCAGATG ATCAGCCGCATCGAGTACATTCATTCCAAGAATTTCATTCACCGAGATGTGAAGCCAGACAACTTCCTTATGGGGCTCGGCAAGAAAGGCAACCTAGTGTACATCATTGATTTTGGCCTGGCCAAGAAGTACAGAGATGCCCGCACCCACCAACACATCCCCTACCGGGAAAACAAAAACCTGACTGGCACAGCGCGCTATGCCTCTATAAACACCCATCTTGGCATTG AGCAAAGTCGCCGTGATGACTTGGAGAGCCTGGGCTACGTGCTGATGTACTTCAACCTCGGCTCGCTGCCTTGGCAAGGCCTGAAGGCTGCCACGAAGCGCCAGAAATACGAACGCATCAGTGAGAAAAAGATGTCGACGCCTATTGAGGTGCTCTGCAAAGGATACCCTT ctgAGTTTTCTACATACCTCAACTTCTGCCGTTCACTGCGGTTCGACGACAAACCAGACTACTCTTACCTGAGGCAACTGTTTCGCAACCTCTTCCACCGTCAGGGCTTCTCCTATGACTATGTGTTCGACTGGAACATGCTCAAATTT GGGGCGGCCCGGAATCCTGAGGACATGGATCGGGAGAGGCGAGAACATGAGCGAGAGGAGAGGATGGGGCAGCTCAGAGGTTCTGCTACGCGGGCACTGCCTCCTGGCCCTCCCGCTGGGGCCACAGCGAACCGCCTCCGCAATGTCGCTGAGCCAATGGCCTCCACGCCCACCTCCCGAATCCAGCAGTCTG GAAATACGTCCCCCAGAGCAATTTCACGGGTGGACCGGGAGCGGAAAGTTAGCATGAGGTTACACCGAGGAGCCCCTGCCAATATCTCCTCATCCGACCTCACAGGGCGGCAAGAGGTGTCACGGATTTCAGCGTCACAG ACAAGTGTGCCATTTGATCACCTGGGGAAGTGA